AAGGAATTTGGGCATGCCAATGCCCTTATCAAGGTAGGCAGGAAGCTGGACAACGGCTTGGAAATCCAGATGATATTGAGCGAACCGTTCCATAACACATTCGCTGGACGCTGCACACAGAGGAGGCTCGGTTCAATGTATATCATCGATCGGTTCGAGGGCGATTGGGCAGTTATTGAGGGACCAGAGAACATAATGCTTAACCTCCCGCGGGAGATCCTTCCCAAAGGGGCCAAACCCGGTGATGTTTTATCTATCATCGTCACGATTGATGAGGCGGCGACAAAGGAGAGG
The sequence above is a segment of the Bacillota bacterium genome. Coding sequences within it:
- a CDS encoding DUF3006 domain-containing protein, whose protein sequence is MYIIDRFEGDWAVIEGPENIMLNLPREILPKGAKPGDVLSIIVTIDEAATKER